A region of the bacterium genome:
TCGGCACGACGAACGTCAACCCGATGGCCACCGGGTCTGTCAGGAAGATCGCGAGATCTTTGCGGGCCAGATGCCAGATACGTTTCATGCGTCGCGCAGCTCCCGTCCGGTGAGTTCGAGAAACAACATTTCCAGATTCGGCGAAACCACTTCCACGCGCTGCGCCCCGCGAAACTCCGCAAGCTGCGCGAGTATCTCCGCCAATCCGTCATTGGATTGCGGAACATAATCCACTCGCAGACCGGAGCTTCGGCGCGACGCTCCGTGCAGGTCCGGCGCCTTCTCTTCCTCGCTCCGCAGCATGACCCGCACGAAACGCGGCGTCTTGACCAGCGTAATCAACTCCTCAAGAGATCCAAGTCCCAGGACTTTTCCGTGGTCGAGAATCGCGATCGTTCTGCACAAGCGTTCGGCCTCTTCCATATAGTGCGTCGTATATAAAATCGTCACGCCGCTCTGATGAAGTGATTCGAGCAGCTCGAAGATACTCGCGCGCGACTGCGGATCGACTCCGACGGTTGGTTCGTCAAGCAGCAGCACACGCGGTTCGGCAAGTAACGCGACTCCCAGATTAAGCCTCCGCTTCATTCCGCCGGAAAACCCCTTGACCCGCGACTTTCTGCGATCCGAAAGCCCGATCTGCTCCAGCACGTGCTCCACGCGTTGAGCAAGAGTCTTGCCAGACAGGCCGCGCAGTTTGCCGAACAGTTCGAGATTGCCCTGCGCCGTGAGCATGTCGTAGAGTGCGATATCCTGCGGAACCACTCCGAGCGCGAACGGAATTTGCCAACGCTCAAGTTTGCTGTCCAGAATGCGCAGCTCTCCGCCGTCCGGCTCGAGCAGCCCGCACAGCACTCGCATCAGCGTAGTCTTGCCCGCGCCGTTAGGGCCGAGCAGTCCAAAGAAATCGCCCTGCCTGATGCTTAGTGAAACATCCTGCAGGGCCTGCACATCTCCGAAACTCTTCGAGATATGTTTGACTTCAATTGCGTTCATGTTTCACTTCTTTCCTCCGAACAGACCTCCCA
Encoded here:
- a CDS encoding ABC transporter ATP-binding protein; this encodes MNAIEVKHISKSFGDVQALQDVSLSIRQGDFFGLLGPNGAGKTTLMRVLCGLLEPDGGELRILDSKLERWQIPFALGVVPQDIALYDMLTAQGNLELFGKLRGLSGKTLAQRVEHVLEQIGLSDRRKSRVKGFSGGMKRRLNLGVALLAEPRVLLLDEPTVGVDPQSRASIFELLESLHQSGVTILYTTHYMEEAERLCRTIAILDHGKVLGLGSLEELITLVKTPRFVRVMLRSEEEKAPDLHGASRRSSGLRVDYVPQSNDGLAEILAQLAEFRGAQRVEVVSPNLEMLFLELTGRELRDA